One genomic segment of Vagococcus intermedius includes these proteins:
- a CDS encoding NAD-dependent epimerase/dehydratase family protein, whose protein sequence is MKKIFILGGTGFLGYYTLQECLATGYSVKTMALPPMPKDDLLPDEVECTLGNFFELSDSDIIDHLSDCYGVIYAAGADERTIPQKPAFKFFYEANVLPTQRLARLAKQAGVEKFIIFGSYFAEFAERLPDYHLEQQAYPGTRLLQEQVAFCEGEGSMAVMSLRLPYIFGTMPGRTPLWKMFTDQIKDQPVFPALKGGTAMVTAHQVAQAAVGALEKGSHRETYAICGHNMSYKEFYEMMVDALGQTDYTTIPVVAYESMVDTYRAIDEEAEKNNLEHGIKIEVSTKLQTENLYLDPDDTMTLLGYQKEDLITSIKETLTACL, encoded by the coding sequence ATGAAAAAAATTTTTATCTTAGGCGGTACGGGGTTCTTAGGTTACTATACGTTACAAGAGTGTTTGGCCACTGGCTACAGTGTTAAAACAATGGCTCTACCACCTATGCCAAAAGACGATTTATTACCAGATGAGGTCGAATGTACCCTAGGCAATTTCTTTGAACTATCTGACTCTGATATAATCGACCATCTCTCTGATTGTTATGGGGTGATTTATGCAGCCGGAGCAGATGAACGAACTATTCCTCAAAAGCCAGCCTTTAAATTCTTTTATGAGGCCAATGTCTTACCTACACAACGTTTAGCTCGTTTAGCAAAACAGGCCGGTGTTGAAAAATTTATTATTTTCGGATCTTATTTTGCTGAGTTTGCTGAACGTTTGCCTGATTATCACCTAGAGCAACAGGCCTATCCCGGAACGCGTCTTTTGCAAGAGCAGGTAGCTTTTTGTGAAGGTGAAGGCAGTATGGCTGTCATGAGTTTGCGCCTGCCTTATATTTTTGGTACAATGCCAGGTCGAACGCCCCTGTGGAAAATGTTTACTGACCAAATCAAAGACCAACCGGTTTTTCCAGCGTTAAAAGGTGGAACTGCCATGGTCACAGCTCATCAAGTCGCCCAGGCTGCTGTTGGTGCCCTAGAAAAGGGCAGTCATCGGGAAACCTATGCTATTTGTGGACATAATATGTCTTATAAAGAATTTTATGAGATGATGGTCGACGCATTAGGTCAAACTGACTACACGACAATTCCAGTGGTAGCTTATGAGTCAATGGTCGACACTTATCGCGCCATAGATGAGGAAGCAGAAAAAAACAACTTGGAACATGGTATTAAGATTGAAGTGAGCACCAAGCTTCAAACTGAAAATTTATACCTTGATCCTGATGATACCATGACTTTATTAGGCTATCAAAAAGAAGACCTGATTACTTCTATTAAAGAAACCTTAACTGCTTGTCTTTAA
- a CDS encoding toxic anion resistance protein translates to MNESLNTQPQTTDVTNTLDDLLSNPFGDATSAPVSVEQTTLHSTEEAQPAKLIDRLPAERQKQARELASQINVNDSQAVLSYGAAAQQKLGEFSHSMLAHVQNQDVGPVGDSLNELMYRLNEASPSELQAEEKSVFKRMFGKVKESIYEVTAKYQKIGAQIDKIAVKLDKEKNGLLSDNVMLEQLYHKNKDYFDALNIYIAAGEVKMEELRNELIPQAVQHAEQTGDQMDVQIVNDLNQFLDRLDKRTYDLNLARQITIQQAPQIRLIQNTNQALAEKIQASINTSIPLWKNQVAIALTLLRQKDAVTAQRQVSETTNDLLKKNSEMLKISAIETAEENERGFVDIETLQQTQNDLVETIQETLRIQKEGKEKRRAAEIELASMENELKHKLLDLSNQ, encoded by the coding sequence ATGAATGAGTCATTAAACACACAACCACAGACAACTGATGTAACTAATACATTGGATGATTTATTAAGTAATCCCTTTGGGGATGCTACAAGTGCACCTGTTTCTGTCGAACAAACGACACTACACTCTACGGAAGAAGCCCAACCAGCCAAATTAATTGATCGTTTACCCGCTGAACGTCAAAAGCAAGCTCGAGAACTTGCTTCACAAATTAATGTCAATGATTCGCAAGCTGTCCTAAGTTACGGAGCTGCTGCTCAACAAAAATTAGGTGAGTTTTCTCATTCAATGTTAGCCCATGTTCAAAACCAAGATGTCGGGCCTGTTGGGGATTCTTTAAATGAACTGATGTATCGCCTCAATGAAGCAAGTCCTTCTGAACTACAAGCTGAAGAAAAAAGTGTCTTCAAACGCATGTTTGGTAAAGTGAAGGAGTCCATCTATGAAGTCACTGCTAAGTATCAAAAAATTGGTGCACAAATTGATAAGATTGCTGTTAAACTTGATAAAGAAAAAAATGGTCTCTTAAGTGATAATGTGATGTTGGAACAACTTTACCATAAGAATAAAGATTATTTTGATGCCCTAAATATTTATATTGCTGCTGGTGAAGTCAAAATGGAGGAGTTGCGCAACGAGCTTATTCCTCAAGCAGTTCAACATGCAGAACAGACCGGTGATCAGATGGATGTCCAAATTGTCAATGACTTAAATCAATTTTTAGACCGTTTAGACAAACGAACTTATGATTTAAATCTAGCACGTCAAATTACAATTCAACAGGCACCACAAATTCGCTTGATTCAAAATACAAATCAAGCACTCGCAGAAAAAATTCAAGCATCTATCAATACCTCTATTCCATTATGGAAAAATCAAGTGGCAATTGCTTTAACCTTATTGCGCCAAAAAGATGCTGTCACAGCTCAACGTCAAGTTTCAGAAACAACTAACGATTTACTTAAAAAGAATTCAGAAATGTTAAAAATTTCAGCTATTGAGACGGCTGAAGAAAATGAACGTGGCTTTGTTGACATTGAAACTTTACAACAGACTCAAAATGACTTAGTCGAAACAATCCAAGAAACCTTACGTATTCAAAAAGAAGGTAAAGAAAAACGTCGGGCTGCTGAAATTGAGTTGGCATCAATGGAAAATGAATTAAAACATAAATTACTTGATCTATCTAACCAATAA
- the macP gene encoding cell wall synthase accessory phosphoprotein MacP: MAKEQPATTRSKRHQVPKGPKAKLENKTAALQKEYQQKEKKIKKTFKKKRQKQKKIKGSRAKENKKVKERSQLLNRAIIIVALLLVLVFLAIIYL, translated from the coding sequence ATGGCAAAAGAACAGCCAGCAACTACCCGTAGTAAAAGACATCAAGTCCCAAAAGGACCTAAAGCTAAATTGGAAAATAAGACGGCTGCATTGCAGAAAGAGTATCAACAAAAAGAGAAAAAAATAAAAAAAACCTTTAAGAAGAAACGTCAGAAACAAAAAAAAATCAAAGGTAGTCGTGCTAAAGAAAATAAAAAAGTTAAAGAGCGTAGTCAGTTGTTAAATCGTGCTATTATTATTGTGGCATTGTTATTAGTACTCGTTTTTTTAGCAATTATTTACCTATAA
- a CDS encoding 5'-methylthioadenosine/adenosylhomocysteine nucleosidase has protein sequence MKIGIIGAMAEELRLLRQEMTEMTEWTEAGATFVSGKLAGKEVVAVQSGIGKVLAALTTTLLISHYKVDAVINTGSAGGIGEGLAIGDVVVSTRLAYFDADVTAFGYEMGQMAGMPLYYEADSKLVWQAKAAAEAKKLSVKTGLIVSGDTFVNSQDKIERIKSYFPDVLANEMEGAAIAHVAHQYKVPFVVVRAMSDVGDEEASVNFDDFILEAGRKSAEMVVALVSEMA, from the coding sequence ATGAAAATTGGAATTATTGGAGCAATGGCAGAGGAATTACGTTTGTTACGTCAAGAGATGACAGAAATGACAGAATGGACAGAGGCAGGAGCAACTTTTGTTTCTGGTAAGTTAGCAGGTAAAGAAGTAGTAGCTGTTCAATCAGGAATTGGGAAAGTATTAGCCGCTTTAACAACCACATTATTAATAAGTCACTACAAGGTGGATGCGGTGATTAACACAGGTTCTGCCGGCGGAATTGGTGAGGGCTTAGCGATTGGTGATGTCGTTGTGTCAACTCGTTTGGCATATTTTGACGCTGATGTGACAGCTTTTGGCTATGAGATGGGACAAATGGCAGGAATGCCTCTTTATTATGAAGCAGATTCTAAATTAGTTTGGCAAGCAAAAGCTGCAGCTGAAGCTAAGAAGTTGAGTGTTAAAACGGGTCTAATCGTATCAGGCGATACATTTGTTAACAGCCAAGATAAGATTGAGAGGATTAAGAGCTACTTTCCAGATGTTCTAGCCAATGAGATGGAAGGAGCAGCCATTGCGCATGTGGCTCATCAATACAAGGTACCTTTTGTTGTGGTACGTGCGATGAGTGATGTTGGTGATGAAGAAGCTAGTGTTAATTTTGATGATTTTATCTTAGAGGCAGGCCGAAAATCAGCTGAAATGGTTGTGGCTTTAGTGAGTGAAATGGCTTAA
- a CDS encoding 5-bromo-4-chloroindolyl phosphate hydrolysis family protein, which produces MYYLKKILKIMLIIFVTIGLLGILFDTTISGFPKFLLILLFLLFLTRRRRRQAIQKNKHQLLPSLTAEKIHHYEETGMSEQQIAFFRETMAQTKDQIVQLEKNMHSASKLKAIDLRNDTVKAAKAMFKELVKEPNKLHLADQFLYTHLPNLVELTDKYLEIDAHELKNKNTYDALNKSAQVINDISELLAADYQKLVADDLDELEVEMTLAQRAIRRQKESDTPIPNEEEK; this is translated from the coding sequence ATGTATTACTTAAAAAAAATCTTAAAAATAATGTTAATCATTTTTGTCACTATCGGATTATTAGGCATTCTCTTTGATACGACAATCAGTGGCTTCCCTAAATTCTTACTTATCTTATTGTTCTTACTATTCTTAACACGCCGTCGTCGACGTCAAGCTATACAAAAGAACAAACATCAGCTACTACCTTCATTGACCGCTGAAAAAATTCATCACTACGAAGAGACAGGCATGAGTGAGCAACAAATTGCCTTTTTCCGTGAAACCATGGCGCAAACCAAAGATCAAATTGTCCAATTAGAAAAAAATATGCACAGTGCTTCAAAACTAAAAGCCATTGATTTGCGAAATGACACAGTCAAGGCCGCTAAAGCCATGTTCAAAGAGTTGGTAAAAGAACCTAATAAACTTCACTTAGCTGATCAATTCTTATATACACACTTACCAAATTTGGTAGAGTTGACTGATAAATATTTGGAAATTGACGCCCACGAGTTAAAAAATAAAAACACCTATGATGCACTCAATAAAAGTGCTCAGGTTATCAACGATATTTCAGAATTATTAGCTGCTGATTATCAAAAACTTGTGGCTGATGATCTTGATGAATTGGAAGTCGAAATGACGTTAGCACAACGCGCGATTCGTCGACAAAAAGAGAGCGATACACCTATACCGAATGAAGAGGAGAAATAA
- a CDS encoding NUDIX hydrolase yields the protein MKDTDFEEVTLTRQSIFKGKIIDVVLDEVRLPSGEMGTRELVFHQGAVGIVPLTEDERLVLVRQFRKPLEKVMLEIPAGKLETTDSSHLATAQRELEEETGFQATNWRELTEFASSPGFANEILYLYEATNLTKVNNPLPQDEDELIELVYLTLEEAKAAIKAGEIYDAKTIIAVQHWELTRLRATSK from the coding sequence ATGAAAGACACTGATTTTGAAGAGGTGACGCTAACACGTCAGTCTATATTTAAAGGGAAAATCATTGACGTAGTTTTGGATGAGGTTCGTTTACCTTCAGGTGAGATGGGGACACGTGAGTTAGTCTTTCATCAAGGAGCAGTAGGAATTGTTCCGCTGACAGAAGATGAGCGCTTAGTGTTAGTTCGTCAGTTTCGTAAGCCTTTAGAAAAAGTAATGTTGGAAATTCCAGCTGGGAAACTTGAGACAACAGACAGTTCCCATCTCGCAACTGCTCAGCGTGAATTGGAGGAAGAAACAGGATTTCAAGCCACTAATTGGCGTGAATTGACTGAGTTTGCCTCATCGCCAGGTTTTGCTAATGAGATTTTATATTTATATGAAGCAACTAATCTAACCAAGGTTAATAACCCGCTACCCCAAGATGAAGATGAGTTAATTGAATTGGTCTATCTAACTCTAGAAGAGGCCAAAGCAGCCATTAAAGCAGGTGAAATTTATGATGCGAAAACTATTATCGCGGTGCAACATTGGGAATTAACTCGATTAAGAGCCACTAGTAAGTAA
- the gshAB gene encoding bifunctional glutamate--cysteine ligase GshA/glutathione synthetase GshB, whose amino-acid sequence MKSLQNIISKISYHSLFKEVKIGLEKESQRVTLDGTLATTDHPKIFGCRNFHPSIQTDFSETQVEIITAVANSGKEVLEELAAIHEVVLRSMPEDEMLWPMSMPPKLPEDDRDIKIAKLANPKDVAYREQLAATYGKRKQMVSGIHYNFEFSVEFLEKLFAEQDEYELFKEFKTAAYLKVARNYLRYRWMVTYLIGAAPLPEEGYFTGCKKGMPNVPVRSIRNSHYGYTNDESVFVSYRSIEDYVTSIEELVNSGKISEEKEFYSAVRLRGGKNAADLAAKGVNYIEVRNIDNNPYAPYGITEEQIDVLHLFLMYMLWMDEPAEDADDMLKMGEKLNDLVALEHPLTQTSLAVEGEQLLSGMAEMVNQIGAPDKLVSLVACCQTLFDSPEKTLAGRIITEVNEGISQHDLAVSLGKSYHEQAYTRPYQLAGFTDMELSTQLLMFDAIQKGVAVEVLDRQDQFLKLTYRGQVEYVKKANMTSRDSYVVPLMMENKTVTKKVLAQAGFNVPQGKEFDSKKEALANYGYFMGKGIVVKPKSTNYGLGISIFKEGASQAAYEEAIRIAFSEDSAILVEEFVSGTEYRFFVIDGKVRAIMLRVPANVCGDGEHSVAELVAKKNQDPLRGTNHRAPLQLIELGDIEKLMLQEQGVSAETILEKDQIVYLRENSNVSTGGDSIDMTDEMPECYKEIAIQAVEAMGAKISGIDLIIPDYKKVATSGSQDYGIIEANFNPAMHMHVYPFAGKGRRLTQDVLKLLYPEILFNN is encoded by the coding sequence ATGAAGTCGTTACAAAATATTATTAGTAAGATTAGTTATCATTCTTTATTTAAAGAAGTAAAAATAGGGTTAGAAAAAGAAAGTCAACGGGTAACATTAGATGGTACTCTGGCGACAACCGATCATCCTAAGATATTTGGTTGTCGTAATTTTCACCCTTCAATTCAAACAGATTTTAGTGAAACGCAAGTTGAAATTATCACAGCTGTTGCTAATTCAGGTAAAGAAGTACTAGAAGAGCTGGCAGCGATCCATGAGGTTGTGTTACGCTCAATGCCAGAAGATGAAATGTTATGGCCAATGAGTATGCCTCCTAAATTACCGGAAGATGATCGTGATATTAAAATTGCAAAACTAGCAAATCCGAAAGATGTGGCTTATCGTGAACAACTAGCAGCAACTTATGGTAAACGTAAGCAGATGGTTAGTGGGATTCACTACAATTTTGAATTTTCAGTTGAATTTTTAGAAAAATTATTTGCTGAACAAGACGAATATGAACTGTTTAAAGAGTTTAAAACAGCTGCTTATTTAAAAGTAGCACGAAATTATTTACGTTATCGTTGGATGGTGACTTATTTAATTGGTGCGGCTCCTTTACCCGAGGAAGGTTATTTTACTGGGTGTAAAAAAGGAATGCCAAACGTACCAGTTAGAAGTATCCGCAATAGCCATTATGGTTATACAAATGATGAGTCGGTCTTTGTATCGTACCGCTCGATTGAAGACTATGTTACAAGTATTGAGGAATTAGTGAACAGCGGTAAAATCTCGGAAGAGAAAGAATTTTATTCAGCGGTCCGCTTACGTGGTGGGAAAAATGCAGCAGACTTGGCTGCTAAGGGTGTGAATTATATTGAGGTTCGTAATATTGATAATAATCCCTATGCGCCTTACGGAATTACGGAAGAGCAGATTGATGTCCTTCATCTATTCTTGATGTATATGTTATGGATGGATGAACCTGCTGAAGATGCTGATGATATGCTAAAAATGGGCGAAAAATTAAATGATTTGGTCGCGTTAGAGCATCCTTTAACACAAACCAGTCTAGCAGTTGAAGGAGAACAACTCCTATCTGGTATGGCAGAAATGGTCAATCAAATTGGTGCACCAGATAAGTTAGTAAGTTTAGTTGCCTGTTGTCAAACACTATTTGATTCACCTGAAAAAACGTTAGCAGGTCGAATTATAACGGAAGTTAATGAAGGGATTTCTCAGCATGATTTAGCAGTTTCTTTAGGGAAAAGCTATCATGAGCAAGCTTATACTCGTCCCTATCAGTTAGCAGGGTTTACAGATATGGAACTGTCAACTCAATTATTAATGTTTGATGCGATTCAAAAAGGGGTAGCAGTTGAGGTTTTAGATCGTCAAGATCAATTTTTAAAATTGACGTATCGTGGTCAAGTTGAATATGTGAAAAAAGCAAATATGACTAGTCGCGATAGTTACGTTGTTCCTTTGATGATGGAAAATAAAACGGTGACTAAAAAAGTGTTAGCCCAAGCCGGTTTTAATGTACCACAAGGAAAGGAATTTGATTCAAAAAAAGAGGCACTTGCTAACTATGGTTATTTTATGGGAAAAGGTATTGTTGTAAAACCAAAATCAACTAACTATGGTCTAGGTATTTCAATCTTTAAAGAGGGGGCTTCACAAGCAGCTTATGAAGAAGCAATTCGAATTGCATTTTCAGAAGATAGTGCTATTTTAGTTGAAGAATTCGTTTCAGGGACTGAATATCGTTTCTTTGTGATTGATGGCAAAGTTAGAGCAATCATGTTACGAGTTCCAGCCAATGTCTGTGGGGATGGCGAACACTCCGTTGCTGAGTTGGTAGCAAAGAAAAATCAAGATCCATTACGCGGCACTAATCATCGTGCCCCTTTACAATTGATTGAATTAGGGGACATCGAAAAATTAATGCTTCAAGAACAAGGCGTTTCAGCAGAAACGATTTTGGAAAAAGATCAGATTGTTTATTTGAGAGAAAATTCTAATGTTAGTACTGGCGGTGACTCAATTGATATGACTGATGAGATGCCAGAATGCTACAAAGAGATTGCCATTCAAGCAGTTGAGGCAATGGGAGCTAAGATTAGTGGAATTGATTTGATTATTCCAGATTACAAAAAAGTAGCAACAAGCGGGAGTCAGGATTATGGTATTATTGAAGCTAATTTTAACCCAGCAATGCATATGCATGTCTATCCTTTTGCTGGAAAAGGACGTCGTTTAACCCAAGATGTTCTGAAATTATTATACCCTGAGATTCTATTTAATAATTAA
- a CDS encoding AraC family transcriptional regulator → MIKGGVKEIKKQVKSYPYTAVDYVRDNLKVDEVKTVYREVKTTGAQTFNNVTIVYILKGTAGLWINGRYQEVSEGQLLLLMSYHIHQWQALEAPCFIYECRLSIGLLLLSNTSKKAYQRAMDELEYQIPCVKLHESEQVEAAYVMKKLTVARESYLQWADELFLVASISTLIYLFLTGNKQESTRQTSTDLGGILLEYLHQHHQQNLTPKKIAKTFDLTPTEVVSHLKQLTGKNFGENLRNVRLINATALLEFGGLSINQIGRIVGFGSAAYFYDSFKKEHGMTPACYRKENFPSQELTLSDDAYDAFMVLYTNYQHPLLMSEVTKGLNLTPRQFNQHIQKGFQLSPQELLIRIRVSVGRGLLLGTERSISDIGESVGYQDPKQFRCHFKKVYGVLPSDYRYKK, encoded by the coding sequence ATGATAAAAGGTGGTGTGAAGGAGATCAAAAAACAAGTAAAATCTTATCCCTATACAGCAGTTGATTATGTTCGAGATAATCTTAAGGTAGATGAAGTCAAAACAGTTTATAGAGAAGTGAAAACGACAGGTGCTCAGACGTTTAATAATGTCACCATTGTTTATATTTTGAAAGGCACAGCAGGTCTGTGGATTAATGGACGTTATCAGGAAGTATCAGAAGGACAGTTATTATTATTGATGTCGTATCATATTCATCAGTGGCAAGCCTTAGAAGCCCCTTGTTTTATTTATGAGTGTCGTCTTTCCATTGGTTTGTTGCTATTAAGCAATACTAGTAAAAAAGCCTATCAACGAGCGATGGATGAATTAGAATATCAGATACCTTGTGTTAAGCTTCATGAAAGTGAACAAGTTGAAGCCGCTTATGTGATGAAAAAATTGACAGTAGCGAGAGAGTCTTATTTACAATGGGCAGATGAATTATTTTTAGTGGCTTCGATCTCAACATTAATTTATCTATTTTTAACGGGAAATAAACAGGAGTCCACGAGACAGACGTCCACCGATTTAGGGGGCATTTTATTGGAATATCTTCATCAGCATCACCAGCAAAATCTCACACCTAAAAAAATAGCTAAGACATTTGACTTAACTCCCACTGAGGTTGTATCTCACTTAAAACAATTAACTGGCAAAAATTTTGGTGAAAATCTGCGTAATGTAAGGTTGATTAACGCCACTGCTTTATTAGAATTTGGCGGGCTTTCTATCAATCAAATTGGTAGAATTGTTGGATTTGGTTCGGCTGCTTATTTCTATGATTCTTTTAAAAAAGAGCATGGGATGACCCCTGCGTGTTATCGTAAAGAAAATTTCCCGTCACAAGAGCTGACATTAAGCGACGATGCTTATGATGCTTTTATGGTACTCTATACTAATTATCAACACCCCTTATTAATGAGTGAGGTGACAAAAGGATTAAACTTAACACCACGTCAATTCAACCAACATATTCAAAAGGGCTTTCAGTTATCTCCACAAGAGTTATTGATTAGGATCCGAGTCAGTGTGGGAAGAGGGTTACTGTTAGGGACAGAACGTTCTATTTCTGATATCGGGGAGTCAGTTGGTTATCAAGATCCTAAACAATTTCGTTGTCATTTTAAAAAAGTATATGGTGTGTTGCCTAGTGATTACCGTTATAAAAAATAA